TGATAGCCCAAGTGTGGAGCAAAAAGAGAAGATGATAAGCGGAGTCACTAAACTAATAAGCGAAATTTTAGGAAGAAATGCTCAAAATACTGTTGTTATCATTGACGAGATAGACACTAATAATTACGGTATAGCAGGAGAGAGTGTGAGAAATCTTCGTAAAAAACAAAACGAGCAAAAGGAAGTGAAATGCTAAGAGCGACATTATTAGCAGTTTTTGCAGCTGTCTTTCTAACTGG
The genomic region above belongs to Campylobacter concisus and contains:
- a CDS encoding 2-hydroxymuconate tautomerase family protein, with product MPFVKICVTKEGDSPSVEQKEKMISGVTKLISEILGRNAQNTVVIIDEIDTNNYGIAGESVRNLRKKQNEQKEVKC